One Pleurocapsa sp. PCC 7327 DNA segment encodes these proteins:
- a CDS encoding diguanylate cyclase, with protein MKAFNPQDFHILIVDGTSDNDNLQPTIARLAATGYDISFVANEQEALEAIKQLQPDLILFNLTKQDANPLEIGKTLHAHSEYARIPKLFLTANREQEALLETLDSGMVDSLSQPSNELEVLACIRTHLKLKRNWDELQKAYSELEKLVNTDPLTGVANRRALLAFGEREFNRAKRYAHPFSVLAIDIDRFKQINDTYGHDIGDRVLIAMSRSITQYLRQVDCFGRFGGEEFLVFLPETEELQATKVAERIRKRIAKNSLQVAEQTVTITISIGIATYQPGDGTLDAIIKRADRSLYSAKEQGRNRVGISVPVVSSSCSCQSKSELRSIS; from the coding sequence ATGAAAGCGTTTAACCCCCAAGACTTCCATATTCTTATTGTAGATGGCACTAGCGATAATGATAATCTTCAGCCGACGATCGCCAGGTTGGCAGCAACGGGGTACGACATATCTTTTGTGGCTAACGAACAGGAAGCGCTAGAGGCAATTAAACAGCTCCAACCAGATTTAATTCTTTTCAATCTCACCAAGCAGGATGCAAACCCGCTAGAAATAGGCAAAACCCTACATGCCCATTCTGAGTATGCTCGAATTCCTAAGCTTTTTCTGACCGCTAATCGGGAACAAGAGGCATTGCTCGAAACGCTCGATAGCGGCATGGTCGATTCCTTGAGCCAACCATCCAACGAGTTAGAAGTGCTGGCTTGCATTAGAACCCATTTGAAATTAAAACGAAATTGGGATGAATTGCAGAAAGCTTATTCGGAATTGGAAAAATTAGTCAACACCGATCCTTTAACAGGCGTGGCGAATCGTCGCGCTCTATTAGCGTTTGGAGAGAGAGAATTCAACCGCGCCAAGCGATATGCCCATCCCTTTTCAGTTTTAGCGATCGATATCGATCGCTTCAAACAAATCAACGACACCTACGGACACGATATCGGCGATCGCGTTTTGATTGCCATGTCAAGATCGATTACGCAATACCTTCGCCAAGTTGATTGTTTTGGGCGATTTGGCGGAGAAGAATTTTTAGTCTTTTTGCCGGAAACAGAAGAACTTCAAGCGACAAAAGTTGCCGAACGCATACGCAAAAGAATCGCCAAAAACTCCCTCCAAGTTGCCGAACAAACCGTAACCATAACTATCAGCATCGGCATAGCGACTTATCAACCCGGCGACGGAACGCTCGATGCCATTATAAAACGCGCCGATCGCTCTCTCTATAGCGCTAAAGAACAAGGACGCAACCGAGTAGGGATTAGTGTTCCCGTCGTCTCATCTTCTTGTAGCTGTCAATCGAAGTCGGAATTAAGAAGTATTTCTTAA